In Zingiber officinale cultivar Zhangliang chromosome 3B, Zo_v1.1, whole genome shotgun sequence, a single window of DNA contains:
- the LOC122055264 gene encoding cationic amino acid transporter 1-like, with translation MASVGENDFGGKMRRRLCSCSKEDFLPEESFQSWANYTKALRETGLRLKDRFTARSVDKFEINEIKARSGNEMKKTLTWWDLIWFGIGAVIGSGIFVLTGQEARDSAGPAVILSYVISGVSAMLSVFCYTEFAIEIPVAGGSFAYLRVELGDFVAFVAAGNIILEYIIGGAAVARSWTSYFATLLNHHPNDFRIYAPIFAPDYNRLDPIAVVVITLICFAAVISTKGSSRFNYVASIIHLAIIIFIIITGLTQADTKNLTANFAPFGAHGIFAAASVLFFAYIGFDAVSTMAEETKNPAKDIPLGLVGSMTITTVCYCLMAITLCLMQPYYQIDPDAPFSVAFSAIGMDWAKYIVAFGALKGMTTVLLVSAVGQARYLTHIARTHMVPPWFAQVHSATGTPINATIFMLIATAIIAFFTALNVLSNLLSISTLFIFMLVAVALLVRRYYVAGETTEANRRKLVAAITVILAASVAAAMLWAIGVEGWIWYLLAFVVWLVATGYLWWAVPQARIPEMWGVPLVPWLPSASIAINIFLLGSIDGPSYMRFAIWSLLLLVYYFFFGLHASYDTAKAAGAGAGV, from the exons AACGACTTTGGCGGGAAGATGAGGAGGCGCTTGTGCTCTTGCAGCAAGGAGGACTTCCTGCCGGAGGAGTCGTTCCAGAGCTGGGCCAACTACACAAAGGCCCTCCGTGAGACGGGCCTCCGGCTCAAGGATCGCTTCACGGCCCGCTCCGTCGACAAGTTCGAGATCAACGAGATCAAGGCTCGAAGTGGAAACGAAATGAAGAAAACGCTCACCTGGTGGGATCTCATCTGGTTCGGGATCGGCGCCGTCATCGGCTCGGGCATCTTCGTCCTCACTGGCCAGGAAGCTCGCGATTCCGCTGGGCCCGCCGTCATCCTCTCCTACGTCATCTCCGGCGTCTCCGCAATGCTTTCCGTCTTCTGCTACACCGAGTTCGCCATCGAGATCCCTGTCGCCG GCGGTTCGTTTGCGTACTTGCGAGTTGAGCTCGGTGACTTCGTGGCCTTCGTGGCGGCCGGCAACATCATCCTCGAGTACATAATTGGTGGCGCGGCCGTCGCCCGTTCGTGGACATCCTACTTCGCCACGCTCCTCAACCACCACCCCAACGATTTCCGCATCTACGCCCCCATCTTTGCACCCGATTACAACCGGCTCGATCCTATCGCCGTCGTCGTCATCACTTTGATCTGCTTCGCGGCCGTGATTTCCACCAAGGGGAGCTCCCGCTTCAACTATGTGGCCTCCATCATCCACCTCGCcatcatcatcttcatcatcATCACTGGGCTCACCCAGGCCGACACCAAGAACCTCACCGCCAACTTCGCCCCCTTCGGTGCCCACGGCATCTTCGCGGCCGCCTCCGTGCTTTTCTTCGCCTACATCGGCTTCGACGCCGTGTCCACCATGGCGGAGGAGACGAAGAACCCGGCGAAAGACATCCCGCTGGGGCTCGTGGGATCGATGACCATCACCACGGTGTGCTATTGCCTGATGGCGATCACCCTCTGCTTGATGCAGCCCTATTACCAAATTGACCCCGACGCGCCATTTTCTGTAGCGTTCTCCGCCATTGGTATGGATTGGGCCAAGTACATCGTGGCCTTCGGCGCGCTCAAGGGAATGACGACGGTGCTGCTGGTGTCCGCCGTCGGCCAGGCGCGCTATCTCACCCACATAGCTCGCACACACATGGTGCCCCCATGGTTCGCGCAGGTGCACAGCGCCACCGGCACCCCTATCAATGCCACCATCTTCATGCTCATTGCCACTGCCATCATCGCCTTCTTCACCGCTCTCAACGTCCTCTCCAACCTCCTCTCCATCTCCACGCTATTCATCTTCATGCTCGTAGCCGTCGCCCTCCTCGTCCGCCGCTACTACGTCGCAGGCGAAACAACCGAGGCGAACCGGAGAAAGCTCGTGGCCGCCATCACAGTGATCCTGGCGGCTTCGGTGGCTGCGGCAATGCTTTGGGCGATAGGAGTCGAGGGGTGGATCTGGTATTTGTTGGCCTTTGTGGTGTGGTTGGTGGCGACGGGGTACTTGTGGTGGGCGGTGCCGCAGGCGAGGATACCGGAGATGTGGGGTGTTCCGTTAGTTCCATGGCTGCCCTCTGCGTCGATCGCGATCAACATCTTCCTACTCGGGTCGATCGATGGGCCGTCGTACATGCGGTTCGCCATATGGTCTCTGCTGCTGCTCGTCTACTACTTCTTCTTCGGTCTTCACGCGTCCTACGACACTGCAAAGGccgccggcgccggcgccggcgTTTAA